The following nucleotide sequence is from Desulfovibrio desulfuricans.
TTTCTAATGCCACAGGCGGCAAGAACAGCGTAGAGACCGTAGCTGGGAATATCTCCATTCAGGGCACGGGCACAAACGGCACAGGTGCGGGCATGTTTGCCCAGAATGCTGGCAGCAATAGCGTTACAGTCAGGTCTGGCGACGTGACGGTTACTGGCTCCGGCGCTGGAGATAAGGACAGCTATGGCATGTTTGCCAGCGGTGCGGACAGCAGCAATAGTATTGTTACCCAGAGCGGCTCCGTAGTCGCATACGGCAATGCTGCCGACAGCGGTTCTGCGTATGGCATGGCTGCGTTTGCTTCTGGAAGTAATCGTATCTCTACAGATTCTGGCTCCGCAGTGGTTTACGGAATTGCCGAGAGTGGAGAAAGTTATGGCATGGTTGCCCAAAATGCGGGCACCAACAGCATAGAAACAGATAGCGGTGCTGTAATGGTTGAGAGCGGAAGTCCCACAACGTCCACTGGAATGTGGGCCGATTCCGCAGGAAGTGCCAATAGAATTACCACAAACAGCGGTGATGTCTTCCTTTTTGCTGACGGTTCCGGCTCAGAAGACAGTAAGGGCATGCTTGCCACTGATTCAGGAATAAATAGTATTGCCACCCAAAGCGGCGCTACGTTCATTTCTGGGGGAATACATGCAACAACTTCCGGCAGCAACAGCGTCACAGCCCGGTCTGGTGACGTGACGATTACGGGATCCGGCACTGGCGACAATGACGGTTTCGGCATGCTTGCCAGCGGGTCTGGCAGCACCAACAACGTCACAACCCAGAGTGGCTCTGTGATTGCTTCAGTCTCAGGAACCGGCAGCAGTTACGCATTCGGCATGGCTGCCGTAAGCTCCGGCAAGAATAATATCTCCACTGAAACTGGATCTGTGGCGATTTCCGGCACAGGCAATGCAAGTACTGGCGATGGCTATGGCATGTTTGCCAATTATGCTGGTGGTAACAGCATTGAAACGGTCAGCGGCGATGTGGCTGTTTCATCGGACAGCGCCAGCAGAAGCTACGGGATGTGGGCTTTTTCGTCCGGCAGCAAGAATAGCATCGCTACGGACAGCGGCTCTGTATCTGTAGATGCCTCCAGTTCCGCCAATGGCCTCAGCAATGGCATGTTTGCCGAAAATTTCGGCGCCAACAGCATTACGACCAACGGCGGCGCAGTGGCTGTTTCCGCCAGCAATACTGGCTCTGGCGATGCACATGGCATGCATGCCCTCAATTCCGGCAGCAACAGCATTGCTTCCGCAGCCGACATACCGCTGACCGTGACCATCACTGCCACGGCCGCTTCGGCTCAGAAGGCTATTGCCATGTGGGCGCAGGGTGGCGGTGCCGTAAACTACATCACCGGGCATTCACAGGCTGGGGGCGATGGCGACAGCATCACCCTGAGCGGTGGCATCGCAATGCAGACCGCTAACGGCGGCAGGAACATCATTACCACTGGGGCAGGCAACGACCATGTAACCATTAATGGAGCCGTCAAGGGCAGCGGCAACCAGATCAATGTGGGCGGCGGCAGCAATACGGTTACGCTTAACGGCGCGGTTGAATCCGGCAGCCTGAACGTCATTGCTACCGACGGCACGTACACGCTCATACTTCAGGCCTCCAGCACGGAAAGCTTCGCAGAACGTTACGGCCAGTGGCTCAATGGCATTACGTCCGACAATCTTATTGCTGGCGGGCTGACCAGTATCAGCTTTGACGGTCTGGATGCAGCGAATCTGCCCGCAGATTTTCTGACAACGTTTAACGACCTTCTGTACGTTTTGCACGACAACGGTGTTTCCATCGTGCCGGACGGTCTCTACGGCCACCTGCACGATCCTGCGGCTACCGCCGCTCCCATGATGTTTGCGGCGGCGGATGTTGCTGAACATAGCGGTACAGACGGCATTCATTCTGGTGCATCCGATGATGGACAGGCCGCGCATGCGGCAGGTTTGGGAACGGTTCAGGGGGCTGAGGCACCGAATACTGCCGGCGATCATGCTCTGGATGAAGCGGGCAGCGACGCTGCCATTGGTTCCGGCGGGGCAGAATTATCCCATCACGATGACAGCACTGGCGCGCAGGGTACATCTGCTCAGGGATACACTGCCGAGGATACGCATCCGGCAACGGAACACTATGTAACCGGCGTTGTTGATCATGCTGAAGATGGAGCGACTCACGATGTCCTTCAAAGTCTGGGCGGCCAACTGAACACTGGTGCGCATCCTCAGTTGGATACGCATCTGGCTGAAAATACCGATAGTGTCACGCCGTCCACGGAGAATGGGCATGAGGACTCGCCAGTTCTGGATGATTTGCTGAGCGACAACTCGTTTTACGGCAGTGAAAATGTTGGTCTGCTGTTTCATGGGGATAGCCTGAACCAAAACGCAGATGGACCTGTTGCTGGCGCAACTGCCGGGCAACAAGGCGAAATTCATGCTGACCTGGTGCTCACCCTGGGCGATGAGTCGCTTGACGGCCTGTTTGCAGAGGGGTCTCTGAGTAGCGGCGTTAGCGGTGACGCACATCAGTATGGGGAATCTGTCTCAGGAGGGTTTGTCGCAAGCCTGACGGACATGCCTGCTGTGATGAATGAAAATTCCACCGGTATGCACATTGCCGGTGGAGGCGACGTACATGGCGTGGATGGCGAGGCGAGTGCTTCCGCGTGGGCGAACGCGCCTGACTCTGCTGAACACTTTGCACAAGCGCAAGAATCAGTAAATACGGCCATGCGCCAAATTGAAGGTTGCTAGAGAAGTGACCCACCCACAGGCTGACAGCTGACTTTACTGATTGGCCGTCAGCCTGTGGGTTCCGTTCTGGAAGAAGGGTTCCGTCTTATGTGCTTATGCCGCTTCCTTTAAATTAATTTTATAATCATGATGCAGCGTTTATAGAAAGCTGTATGATTGGATGACAAACAATGGTTATAGGCATGTCCTTGATTGAGGGGACATAGTCATTGTTGTCATCACTGCTGCGGCAAATATTCTGTCACAGGATTAACTCACCTGCCATTCTGAATTAAATCTCTTTTTTCGCATTCATCTTGATATATCGGCAGCAAATGCATCTTTTGTCATTTTAATTTATGGCATAAGTGTTGTTGTTTTGTGTTATATTTTGACTGTGTTAACTGTTATGTTCGAATTCATGTCGTAAATCATGTTAATAATTTTTTAATATAATACTGTATTAAATTTTTTAAATTTTTTTGTGAAATAAAATTTATTCAATTATTATGTAATATGAATATTTTTTATTTGACAAGTATGATAATTTTTATTTCATTGGTGTTGTAGTGCTATTTGTTGAGTGTCTTTATGGTTTATAACTTAATAGTTGTAGTTGTTATGGTGATGGAAAAAACAAGCGCGCATCATCTGGTGTGCGCAGATATCGCCAAGTGGAAAAAACTAAGCATGCTTGTGGCTGCGTCACTAGCGTGAGTGCGTGTATGCATTTGATAAAATGGAAATATGAGCTTGATGTGCAGGTATTTGATGAAAAATGATGCTGATTGCACAGTTAATTTATAAAAAAGCCGGAAGTGAGCTTTAATAAAATTATTCAGACTGTGTTATGCAGGCTAATGCATGGGTATACTTTACTGTTTGAAATCTCTTATGGAACACGAAGCAATGAACAAAATAAATTCATTTTTCAAAAACTGGAAAAGCCATGAAGGCGTGACAACAATAAAGCAAATTGAAGCGCATTTTGGCAGTATTGTTTTGTCACTTGAAAAGGCGGGGAGTGTTATCGTGCAACCTCCCGTGGACAAGCTTTGGTTCTCCATTGCACTTCTGGATACCAAGATAGATCGGAAGGTGGAAAACTGGCATCTGGAAAAAATGAAAATAGCGGCCTTCAATGCATCAATAAATCCGCAAGGACGAGCGCTCAAGGCGTCCTATCTTGAGGATTGCATGTCCATACATGTGTTTTTTGACCCCAGCTTTTTGAACGAATTTGCAGAAGAAATGGGATGCAAGATTGATGCAAGCAAAGTGTACCCTATTCACGGTATACATAATCAGCAGTTTTCAGCTGTAGCAAAAAGCATTTTGATGCCGTTATTTGCTCCGGATATGCAAAGTTTGCGTCTTGATGAAACAATGCAGGGAGCATTACGGTATATATGTGATATGTATGATATAAAAAGCTGCTTCTATGGGGCGAGGATGAGCAAGCCGCAGTTGCAGCGCGTATGCGAATATATTGACGAGAATATTTCGGAAAAGCTTACTGTTGAAGATCTCGCTCAGGTCGCGCGCCAGAATAGAACCGCATTTTCGACAAAATTTAAAAATACTGTGGGAATGACGCCGCACAAATTTATCATTCAGAGGCGGATAGCAAGAGCAGAAGATTTGTTGCGTAATTCAAAACATACAATTACGGAAATAAGCGCAATTTGCGGATTTTCTGATCTTGCCCACTTTTGCCATGTGTTTAAGCGATGTCATGGAGTATCTCCACAACAGTTTAACAAGGAGTAGCGTGGTATCCAATTGTCGGTAATGTCTCCGTATCGTATCAGATTTGCTCAGGATAACTGCTTTCTTTTTCGTCGCAGCAGATATCCTGAATAAATCTGTTTAAGCGTAATGAGCCTGTATTAGCTATTTCACTCCAGCTTAAGCTGGAATTACTGTTTCTCAAATTCAGCTCGTGGGTAAACTGCATTCTCAATTTTAAGGTATCGACTGCATCACTGCTTGTTATGCCAATTTTTTTGCATAAAAAGACATAGGTGGCATCGGCCAGGTTGATTCCATCAGAAATTATGTAAAGCATCAACCCGTGATCAGCAGACAGGCTCTTCAGTTCCGGGGCATCTGGCAATAAGGCGCACGCGCCAGCCGCAGAAATGTTTATTATTTGCGATCTGAGGGCTGCGAGATGGTAATGGTTTTGAATCAACTCCCTTAAGTCGTGCCTGGTTGCAGGAATCTGGTCAATACGCATCACCCCGGACGCCTTGGAATATTCGGGATACCAGTCAATTCTTCGGTCTCTCCGCATGCGGCGAACAACATTTTGAGCAGCAAATCGCAAGAGCAGGGCCTGTATGCTATGATCCGCATTCTTTTTTACGCCAAGTATTTTACCGCATCCCATATAGCCCAGTCGCATTCTCTGCGGATAGTTTTTATTAAGGCAGAAAAAGTATTCAAATTCATTAGGGTAAATTTTGCAGGGCCTTTCAATGATTGTTTGGTCAACAACCTTCAGTTTTGCTTCTCGTCCGATTGTCTCGCTAAGGTACCCGTGGCACAAGACATCTCTGATGGCTCCATTCAGTTTGATACTGCATGTGACCTTTACAATAGTTTTAACATCCTGGGCTGTGTAAAAGATGTTGGAGTTCTTTGATTGTGCAGTGAATCCACTGTGTTCTGCTGATATTATCATTAATTTCCTTTGACTGTTATGTATTGTTGTGGGATTTTAAGGGATTGGCCGTGTTCATTTTTGTGTTAAGAAATTTTTATTTTGTATTTTTCTGGTGAAATTTTATTTATAAATACTCTTGTGATTAATATTCGTATGGCAATTAATTAATATGCAAGATTATATTATATGCTAAAATTTAATTATAAGCTTAGTACTATGATATAATATGGATAAATTATGTTAGGAGCATATTTTATTAATGCTAGATATATTTAATAAGCTAAATTGCTATATCTCGTAATTTATGATGCCATGTGAAGAAGATATTGAATTGTATTTTTAACAACACTGTGTGAATCAAATTTACAATAACTCGATCCATAAACGTATTGTGCTGTCAAAAAATACCTGCTCCAGGTATATGCGAGCACCAAAAATAAAATTGAGTAGATTGCTTGGATATTGCGGAAAGCCTGGGCCGGAGTGTGAGTTGTGGATATGTTTAGATGTGTGACGTTCTCGAACGGCGCAGTATGCCGGGTGACGTGAATCACTCTGATGCTGGCTATTGTAACGCATAGTCCAAAGCCGCAAGAGCCGGAAAATCGGCTCCGGCACTTGCGGTCCTTCAAAAAAATCCTTCACGGTCCTGTTGCCTTTGCTATGGTGCGATGTGGAAGATGAAAATGTTGGAAAACACGCGTCCAGCAATGTGTTACGTTCTGAGGACATTGAAATAGCTTCCAACTGTCTCATTAGTCTTCGTATCTCCAGAGTTGGCCCCAATGCTGGGTATGCCGGGCGTAGCTAGGCTTGGCTGTATGCTTAGAAAAACAGAAAGCCCGCCAAGCTGTTAGCTTAGCGGGCTTCTTCGAACTCTCCTGGAGTTCAAGATAGCGCCAAGAGGGGACCTCGGCACCATTTGATATGTTGAATTTCAATAATCTGAAATTATTGAAATTTATTTGTCCTCGAAGGCTTGTAACCCCGTTTATGAACCATGTAGCAATGGCTTGCATGAAAAAACATCCGCAAAATGAGGCCGGGCACATTGCAATTCTTCTTCATCCCCAATAGCCTTTGCAGGCTTTAGCAAAACTATCACCATGGCTCATACCACACCGGATCAGAAACTTGGGTCAGTGCGGTGCTCTAAAGCTTGCGGCCATAGCCGAGTCCAAGCAAAGGTTTCCTTGCCAAGCTCAACGTCCAAGTCTCCGCCCAACGTTGCATAGTCTACCACCTGTATTTTCATTTAGGCCTAGATAGCGATGCTGGAAACGCGGGTTTCACTCTTGGCCTTTCGCGTCAGTCGCTGTAAATGTTGTCATGGATTGCAAGCCACTGCACGGCGGTTGTGGTCTTAATCCCCTGCTGAAAATTAAAAGTATTTGCCATACTCCATGCCACGCCGTCAGGACGTGCGAAGGCGAGTCGATATTTCGCTGCTGTGTCATTTGGGGAATTGCGCACATCCTCGACCAGCATTTCCTTGGTCAGTAATTTTCTCTCAGTTATATCCCCCCATCGACTCTCCATTAGTTCTGCAAT
It contains:
- a CDS encoding helix-turn-helix domain-containing protein; amino-acid sequence: MEHEAMNKINSFFKNWKSHEGVTTIKQIEAHFGSIVLSLEKAGSVIVQPPVDKLWFSIALLDTKIDRKVENWHLEKMKIAAFNASINPQGRALKASYLEDCMSIHVFFDPSFLNEFAEEMGCKIDASKVYPIHGIHNQQFSAVAKSILMPLFAPDMQSLRLDETMQGALRYICDMYDIKSCFYGARMSKPQLQRVCEYIDENISEKLTVEDLAQVARQNRTAFSTKFKNTVGMTPHKFIIQRRIARAEDLLRNSKHTITEISAICGFSDLAHFCHVFKRCHGVSPQQFNKE